From a region of the Candidatus Peregrinibacteria bacterium genome:
- a CDS encoding FMN-binding protein, which yields MKKSTALIALVVLISVFVYYRYAVKVLQVNKGENEVPVTDMLPVGAKKVSATVKYMATEDKEDELRFVLTIDKQGNITEVATLDAKTNEVPEKKKAFNEQATVMIVGKKLSELSAIDNVAKSTLTTNAFNSVIDQLKAQL from the coding sequence ATGAAAAAGAGTACAGCCTTGATCGCGCTGGTGGTGTTAATCAGTGTTTTCGTTTACTATCGGTACGCGGTAAAAGTACTGCAGGTGAACAAAGGTGAGAATGAGGTACCGGTGACGGATATGCTTCCGGTCGGAGCGAAGAAAGTGAGCGCGACGGTCAAATATATGGCGACAGAGGACAAGGAAGACGAACTGCGTTTCGTTTTGACTATCGACAAACAAGGGAACATAACTGAAGTCGCTACCTTGGACGCGAAGACGAATGAAGTGCCTGAAAAGAAAAAGGCGTTCAACGAGCAAGCCACGGTTATGATTGTGGGGAAGAAGTTGAGCGAACTCTCGGCTATCGATAATGTCGCAAAATCGACGTTGACAACAAATGCTTTCAACAGCGTCATCGATCAACTGAAAGCACAATTGTAA